A single Parabacteroides timonensis DNA region contains:
- a CDS encoding nitroreductase family protein, which translates to MDFLELSKKRFSARNYSADKIEQSKIDYIIECARLAPSAVNYQPWHFMVVVSEEQKQKLRQCYDREWFANAPAYIVVCTDETKAWVRKSDNKNHADIDAAIATEHICLAATAVGLGSCWVCNFDLNLFKTNFQLSSGEYPVAIISLGYIKEQPERFTTRKDKNEIVTIL; encoded by the coding sequence ATGGATTTCTTAGAACTTTCTAAAAAACGTTTTTCTGCAAGAAATTATAGTGCAGATAAGATCGAACAGTCTAAAATAGATTATATCATTGAATGTGCGCGATTGGCTCCTTCTGCAGTTAATTATCAACCATGGCATTTTATGGTTGTCGTTAGTGAAGAGCAGAAACAGAAGCTCCGTCAGTGCTATGATAGAGAGTGGTTTGCAAATGCGCCTGCTTATATTGTTGTTTGTACTGATGAAACGAAGGCTTGGGTACGTAAATCGGATAATAAGAATCATGCTGATATTGATGCGGCCATTGCTACGGAACATATTTGTCTGGCAGCAACAGCAGTAGGACTAGGTAGCTGCTGGGTTTGTAACTTTGACTTGAATTTATTTAAAACGAACTTCCAGTTATCATCAGGAGAATATCCGGTAGCTATAATCTCGTTAGGGTATATTAAAGAACAACCGGAACGCTTTACGACTCGAAAAGATAAGAATGAAATTGTAACAATCTTATAA
- a CDS encoding aminoacyl-histidine dipeptidase, translated as MKITDLKPEIVWKFFHQVTQVPRPSKKEGKMIQYLESFAKEYKIAIKKDAAGNILMSKPATPGKEKLPIVVLQSHMDMVCEKNNGTVHDFDNDPIETIVDGDWLRANGTTLGADNGIGVAAELAILASDDIEHGPIECLFTVDEETGLTGAKALEKGFMTGEILLNLDSEDEGEIFMGCAGGKDTQAVFHYEPLATSPNLQYFRIDVKGLNGGHSGGEIHKGLGNANKILVRFLFLLQQQFDFTLCSIDGGNLRNAIAREAHAVIGLYPEDKEKVRVMLNHFAADIENELKHVDPNVQLVMESADQPETRIDNETTKKLIYALHACPHGVIGMSHDIEGLVETSTNLASVKMKEGNTIVVGTSQRSSIESCKIAVANQVASTFLLADAQVTHGDGYPGWAPNPDSKILKVAQETYKRLFNKDAKIMAIHAGLECGLFLEKYPNLDMISFGPTLRDVHSPNERIEIKTVGLWWDHLLELLKSIPAK; from the coding sequence ATGAAGATTACTGACTTAAAGCCTGAAATCGTTTGGAAGTTCTTCCACCAGGTAACACAAGTGCCCCGCCCTTCAAAGAAGGAAGGCAAAATGATCCAATATCTGGAATCGTTCGCAAAAGAGTATAAAATCGCTATAAAAAAAGATGCAGCCGGAAATATTCTGATGTCGAAGCCTGCAACGCCCGGAAAAGAAAAGCTCCCGATTGTCGTGCTTCAATCGCATATGGATATGGTTTGCGAGAAAAACAATGGAACAGTCCATGATTTCGACAACGATCCAATCGAAACGATTGTAGATGGCGACTGGCTACGTGCAAACGGAACCACTTTGGGGGCCGACAATGGTATCGGTGTAGCAGCCGAACTGGCTATTTTGGCTTCCGATGATATCGAACACGGTCCAATCGAATGCCTGTTCACTGTAGATGAAGAAACCGGTCTGACAGGAGCCAAAGCCCTTGAAAAAGGATTTATGACAGGCGAAATCCTGCTGAACCTGGATAGCGAAGACGAGGGTGAAATTTTTATGGGCTGCGCCGGTGGAAAAGACACACAGGCTGTGTTCCATTACGAACCGCTCGCAACCTCTCCTAACCTGCAATACTTCCGTATCGATGTAAAAGGTCTGAACGGTGGACACTCAGGCGGTGAAATCCACAAAGGTTTGGGTAATGCCAATAAGATCCTGGTTCGCTTCCTATTCCTGTTGCAACAACAGTTCGACTTTACATTATGCTCTATTGATGGTGGAAACCTGCGTAACGCCATCGCTCGCGAAGCACACGCCGTTATCGGATTGTATCCGGAAGATAAAGAAAAGGTACGTGTTATGCTGAACCATTTTGCAGCAGACATCGAAAACGAACTGAAACATGTCGATCCCAACGTACAGTTGGTTATGGAATCGGCCGATCAACCGGAAACACGTATCGACAACGAAACGACCAAAAAACTGATCTACGCGCTGCATGCTTGCCCGCACGGCGTGATCGGCATGAGCCACGATATCGAAGGCCTGGTAGAAACATCTACCAACCTGGCATCTGTCAAGATGAAAGAAGGCAATACGATCGTCGTAGGAACTAGCCAGCGTAGCTCTATCGAATCATGTAAAATAGCTGTTGCAAACCAGGTAGCCTCCACTTTCTTGCTGGCAGATGCCCAGGTCACTCATGGTGACGGTTATCCGGGATGGGCTCCAAATCCGGATTCCAAAATTCTGAAAGTAGCACAGGAGACTTACAAACGTTTGTTTAATAAAGATGCTAAGATCATGGCAATCCATGCCGGATTGGAGTGCGGACTGTTCCTCGAAAAATATCCTAACCTGGATATGATTTCTTTTGGACCGACATTAAGAGATGTTCACTCTCCGAACGAACGGATCGAAATTAAGACCGTTGGTTTATGGTGGGATCACCTTTTGGAATTATTAAAAAGCATCCCGGCAAAATAA
- a CDS encoding DUF4595 domain-containing protein has product MTRKLLFMLIAVCTLFSCGGDDPVTDDPIKPEQPENPQDPEKPEKPENQTKQIKTMTVFSRSGYFVENNLSYDEKNRISLIKSHVKSSYYKGQDVVTDFSYKNGLIMMETKYNGATDKLEMFLNRQGLVEKIKYAWGGWSTSAESFEYENDYLAKQKDVSEDSYVYRYMNGNLTSYSYFEDGIYESVYQITYTNKENKLGVSPLHLRKYDKTIDIQFPFEDLNDRYLYYGFFCFYGGLFGKPSKNMEESVTWGGSPISYEYKFDKDGYPIEITSKYFNRDGEYIPDNEESFTTNIEYWED; this is encoded by the coding sequence ATGACTAGAAAATTACTTTTTATGCTTATTGCTGTATGTACTTTGTTCAGTTGTGGAGGTGATGATCCTGTAACTGATGATCCGATTAAACCGGAACAACCAGAAAACCCACAAGATCCTGAGAAGCCAGAAAAGCCAGAAAACCAAACGAAACAGATAAAAACAATGACTGTTTTTTCTCGAAGTGGATATTTTGTAGAAAATAATCTTTCTTATGATGAAAAGAATCGGATTTCTCTGATAAAGTCACATGTTAAGTCCTCCTACTATAAAGGACAAGATGTTGTTACAGACTTTTCGTATAAAAATGGTTTGATTATGATGGAAACTAAGTACAATGGAGCTACAGATAAACTGGAAATGTTCTTGAATAGACAAGGCTTGGTTGAGAAAATTAAATATGCATGGGGAGGATGGAGTACTTCTGCTGAATCTTTTGAATATGAAAACGACTATTTGGCAAAGCAAAAAGACGTGAGTGAGGACTCTTATGTTTATAGATATATGAATGGAAATCTTACTTCTTATTCATATTTTGAAGATGGTATTTATGAAAGTGTATATCAAATAACCTATACTAATAAAGAAAATAAGCTTGGTGTCTCACCGTTGCATCTGAGGAAATATGACAAAACAATAGACATTCAATTCCCTTTTGAAGACTTGAATGACAGATATTTGTATTATGGATTTTTCTGTTTTTATGGAGGATTATTTGGTAAACCGTCTAAAAACATGGAAGAAAGTGTAACGTGGGGTGGATCACCCATTTCTTATGAGTATAAGTTTGACAAAGATGGCTATCCAATAGAAATCACCAGCAAATATTTTAACAGGGATGGTGAATATATTCCGGATAATGAAGAATCCTTTACTACAAATATCGAATATTGGGAAGATTAA
- a CDS encoding HelD family protein: MIFNQTEKQEKEYLLQVIDILKDSINNTDTSVKEHVETLQEYKSYIWSNKDIDPHEIRSMRESILNHFALGEKVIDKRKRLSKILDIPYFGRIDFSELNNQKNNPLPIYIGIHTFYDIHTKMNLIYDWRAPVSGMFYDHELGEASYMSPAGEIKGVVSLKRQYRIRNGKMEYMLESSLTVHDDILQKELSATTNDKMKNIVATIQHEQNKIIRNEDAQALIIQGVAGSGKTSIALHRIAYLLYAFKGNISSKEILIISPNKVFADYISNVLPELGEETVPETSMEQLLSGVLDNKYNYQNFFGQVAELMGESVPGFTERIQYKSSIYFISLLDKFILYIENNYFKASDIQLNNHIIIPAEFIDEQFRRFNRYPMRQRFETMTDYILEMMKVQYGFNITTAERNRLKKEIKKMFAGNNDLQVYKDFFSWIEKPELFKLRKNRMLEYTDLAPLAYLHIALEGYNNQSHVKHLLIDEMQDYSPIQYKVIQKLYTCRKTILGDANQSVNPYGSSTAEMIKKTVVTGEVMKLCKSYRSTYEITTFAQSIRTNEELEPIERHGEQPAILKFTNPETEIKGIINLISTFERSDYKSLGIICKTELQAKEIDKQLKIYTDKVHFLSNQSSAFVKGIIITSSHMAKGLEFDEVIIPLVNSKNYLLEIDKSILYVAVTRAMHKLTLTYCGKKSTFIDYNAEL; the protein is encoded by the coding sequence ATGATATTTAATCAAACAGAAAAACAAGAGAAAGAATATTTGCTACAAGTAATCGACATTCTAAAAGATTCGATAAATAACACGGATACATCAGTCAAAGAACATGTAGAAACATTACAAGAGTATAAAAGTTATATATGGTCAAACAAAGATATCGACCCTCACGAGATCCGCTCCATGCGTGAAAGCATTCTCAACCATTTTGCACTAGGAGAAAAAGTTATTGATAAACGCAAACGGCTAAGTAAAATACTGGATATCCCCTACTTCGGACGAATAGATTTTTCAGAACTTAATAATCAAAAGAACAACCCTTTACCCATCTATATCGGTATACATACTTTCTACGACATCCATACCAAAATGAACCTGATCTATGATTGGAGAGCCCCCGTTTCAGGTATGTTCTATGATCATGAGTTAGGAGAAGCTTCATATATGTCTCCGGCAGGTGAAATTAAAGGAGTCGTTTCCCTGAAACGGCAATACCGCATCCGGAATGGGAAAATGGAATATATGCTAGAAAGTTCCCTGACTGTTCACGATGACATTCTACAAAAGGAACTCAGTGCCACTACCAATGATAAAATGAAAAATATCGTCGCTACCATTCAACATGAACAGAACAAGATTATCCGCAATGAAGATGCACAGGCATTAATCATACAAGGAGTTGCCGGATCAGGTAAAACATCCATTGCCCTGCACCGCATCGCCTACCTGCTTTATGCTTTTAAAGGAAACATTTCTTCAAAAGAGATCCTGATCATATCTCCTAACAAAGTTTTTGCTGACTATATATCGAATGTACTTCCGGAGTTAGGCGAAGAAACTGTTCCTGAAACCAGTATGGAACAGCTCCTTTCAGGAGTACTGGATAACAAATACAACTATCAGAACTTTTTCGGACAAGTAGCAGAATTAATGGGTGAGTCAGTTCCAGGCTTTACTGAAAGAATACAATATAAATCTTCCATCTATTTTATTTCACTACTTGATAAATTCATATTATATATCGAAAACAACTATTTCAAAGCCTCAGATATTCAATTGAATAATCACATAATTATTCCCGCCGAGTTTATTGATGAGCAATTCCGTCGATTCAATCGTTATCCCATGCGTCAACGTTTTGAAACCATGACCGATTACATTCTCGAAATGATGAAAGTCCAATATGGTTTCAATATAACCACAGCTGAGCGCAACAGGTTGAAAAAAGAAATAAAGAAAATGTTTGCCGGTAATAATGATTTACAAGTTTACAAAGATTTTTTTAGCTGGATCGAAAAACCGGAGTTATTCAAGTTACGTAAAAACCGCATGCTTGAATACACCGATTTAGCACCACTTGCTTACCTACATATTGCATTGGAGGGATACAATAATCAGTCACATGTTAAACATCTTTTGATCGATGAAATGCAAGATTACTCTCCCATACAGTATAAAGTTATCCAAAAACTCTATACTTGTCGTAAAACTATACTGGGAGATGCAAACCAGTCAGTCAATCCCTATGGATCATCCACTGCAGAAATGATCAAAAAAACAGTTGTTACAGGAGAGGTGATGAAACTCTGCAAAAGTTACCGCTCAACTTACGAAATTACGACATTTGCTCAAAGTATCCGGACTAACGAAGAACTAGAACCTATAGAACGACATGGTGAACAGCCTGCCATACTAAAATTCACAAATCCAGAAACAGAGATTAAAGGTATTATCAATCTAATCTCCACTTTTGAAAGGTCAGATTACAAATCATTGGGAATCATCTGTAAAACAGAACTGCAGGCAAAAGAAATAGACAAACAACTGAAAATTTATACCGATAAAGTCCATTTCTTGTCCAATCAAAGCTCCGCTTTTGTAAAAGGTATTATCATAACATCTTCACATATGGCAAAAGGACTTGAATTTGATGAAGTAATCATTCCCCTGGTAAATAGTAAAAATTATCTTTTGGAAATCGACAAGAGCATATTATATGTAGCAGTAACAAGAGCAATGCATAAGCTTACACTGACTTATTGTGGTAAAAAGAGTACATTTATCGATTATAACGCAGAGTTATAA
- a CDS encoding glycine zipper family protein, translating into MRMKNWFLFLMIPVFGTGCATMDPTSRTIVGSQVGMLAGTVAGGVIGHAAGGYRGEAIGSFVGSVGGTVLGATAASSQNQRNRNTTNARVYQLPYIVIEDIYLEDRNNNQIVDAGETCRISFILSNEGKQTAYNLEPIIKVEKGGKYVKLSNPVTIGQLQPGKRMSYTVTLHASPKLKAGEISLSVRLKSSDGYLTDKETFTLPTGRY; encoded by the coding sequence ATGAGAATGAAGAATTGGTTCCTGTTTCTGATGATTCCCGTATTTGGCACGGGATGTGCAACGATGGATCCGACATCGCGAACGATCGTAGGGTCACAGGTTGGAATGCTGGCCGGAACGGTTGCCGGAGGTGTAATCGGACATGCGGCCGGTGGCTATCGTGGAGAAGCGATCGGGTCGTTTGTAGGTTCGGTCGGGGGAACCGTTTTGGGGGCAACTGCAGCTTCTTCGCAGAATCAGCGCAATAGAAATACAACCAATGCCAGGGTATACCAACTTCCATACATAGTTATAGAAGATATTTATCTGGAAGACCGGAATAATAACCAGATCGTGGATGCAGGAGAAACTTGCCGTATTTCGTTTATTCTTTCGAATGAGGGTAAACAGACTGCTTACAATCTAGAACCTATTATTAAAGTGGAGAAAGGTGGTAAGTATGTGAAGCTGTCCAATCCGGTTACGATCGGTCAGTTGCAACCTGGCAAACGGATGAGTTACACTGTCACTTTGCATGCTTCACCGAAATTGAAAGCCGGAGAAATTAGTCTTTCTGTCCGGCTGAAATCCTCAGATGGTTATCTGACAGATAAAGAGACTTTTACGTTGCCTACTGGAAGATATTAA
- a CDS encoding endonuclease/exonuclease/phosphatase family protein: MIKTLTIIIYVLSFITLPIEAQLDFRVMSYNVENLFDTEDNPNKNDNDFLPTGNRHWTRGRYYHKLQQIAKVISAVGEWNTPALVGLCEVENDSVLIHLLKRTPLKLQQYRYCMTHGSDIRGINTALLYQQDKFKYIGHEEQPVVFTRKRHKYTRNILHVWGKVLTSDTLDVFVCHLPSRYGGEKESEADRFDAARTLRHLCDSLIQIRTTPQLLIMGDFNDTPENASITEVLGAMSVCTKAETSTLYNLFANPHTLNFPGTHKYQGEWSQLDQIIVSGNLINKDSRMHIIPESIRIFAPDFLFTKDKTWHGKRPARTYYGFKYEGGYSDHLPLITDFLLSLPTED; encoded by the coding sequence ATGATCAAAACCTTAACTATCATTATTTACGTTTTATCATTCATTACGCTGCCAATCGAAGCCCAGCTAGATTTCAGAGTAATGAGTTATAACGTCGAGAATCTGTTCGATACCGAAGACAATCCGAATAAGAACGACAATGATTTTCTCCCAACCGGCAACCGCCATTGGACACGCGGACGTTATTACCATAAACTCCAGCAGATAGCTAAAGTAATCAGTGCCGTCGGAGAATGGAACACGCCCGCTTTAGTCGGACTCTGTGAAGTAGAAAATGACTCTGTATTGATCCACCTGCTCAAACGAACACCCCTCAAACTGCAACAGTATCGCTATTGTATGACACATGGCTCCGACATCAGGGGCATTAATACGGCACTCCTTTACCAGCAGGATAAGTTCAAATACATAGGACATGAAGAACAACCGGTCGTTTTCACCCGCAAACGACATAAATATACCCGCAATATCCTCCACGTCTGGGGAAAGGTCCTGACCTCAGATACTCTGGATGTATTCGTCTGTCACCTACCCTCCCGCTACGGAGGAGAAAAGGAAAGCGAAGCTGATCGTTTCGATGCCGCCCGCACCTTACGACACCTTTGCGACTCTCTGATACAGATACGCACAACACCTCAGTTACTTATTATGGGAGATTTCAACGACACACCGGAAAACGCCAGTATCACCGAGGTATTGGGGGCTATGTCTGTCTGCACAAAAGCTGAGACATCCACCCTTTATAATCTTTTTGCAAATCCACACACATTAAACTTCCCCGGAACACACAAATATCAGGGAGAATGGAGTCAACTGGACCAGATCATTGTATCGGGCAATCTTATTAATAAAGACTCACGAATGCATATCATCCCCGAAAGCATACGCATATTTGCACCCGATTTCCTCTTCACCAAAGATAAAACCTGGCATGGTAAACGTCCCGCACGCACATATTACGGTTTCAAATATGAAGGCGGCTATAGCGATCATTTACCCCTTATTACTGACTTTTTACTATCTTTGCCTACCGAAGATTGA
- a CDS encoding DNA polymerase III subunit gamma/tau, giving the protein MDNYIVSARKYRPSTFRSVVGQKSLTTTLKNAIQSNKLAHAYLFCGPRGVGKTSCARIFAKTINCLNPTADGEACNECESCQAFNEQRSYNIHELDAASNNSVDDIRSLIDQVRIPPAIGKYKVFIIDEVHMLSSAAFNAFLKTLEEPPHHALFILATTEKHKVLPTILSRCQIYDFSRISIADMVEHLEYVASRENVTAEPEALNVIAQKADGGMRDALSIFDQVVSFTNGNITYQAVIDNLNVLDYEYYFRLTDAILSGNVRSSILILNEILSKGFDGQNIITGLAAHFRDLLVCKDEATLILFEVGASIRERYKEMAKRCPDQLLFKAIELANTCDLNYRASRNKRLLLELTLIQLCQLSNVGQAVEDKKKGVIEPLVSGAPGQPVSQGVQPMGQGQPIRQSGQPGQAGSHIPQQPAGINSNNGQVITTNMPSSATNIPQGPPDSSPKKTFRPPHLGTSLKEIGVEKPKNQMTQQDSRTVQEMVNSFSEEDLVRCWDAYAASGVIDKKVYLKNTMINCKPVLQENYFFEVGVHNPGQQDELSNGCVDLLNYLRVQLKNTRIQMRIRIIETNEKHLAYTSSEKFEHLLSVNPVLGKLKDEFNLTLD; this is encoded by the coding sequence ATGGACAATTATATTGTATCGGCAAGAAAATACCGCCCCTCTACTTTCCGTAGTGTCGTAGGGCAGAAGTCTCTTACCACTACACTGAAAAATGCAATACAAAGTAACAAGCTCGCTCATGCCTATCTGTTTTGCGGACCACGTGGTGTCGGGAAAACTTCGTGTGCGCGAATCTTTGCAAAGACGATTAACTGTCTGAATCCAACGGCCGACGGAGAGGCTTGCAACGAATGTGAATCGTGCCAGGCTTTCAATGAACAACGTTCCTATAATATACATGAGCTGGATGCTGCATCGAATAACTCGGTAGATGATATTCGTTCACTGATCGACCAGGTGCGTATTCCGCCTGCTATCGGTAAATATAAGGTATTCATCATCGATGAGGTGCACATGTTGAGTTCGGCCGCTTTCAATGCGTTCCTGAAAACATTAGAAGAACCACCTCATCATGCCTTGTTTATCCTGGCTACTACCGAGAAACATAAAGTGCTGCCGACTATCCTGTCGCGTTGCCAGATATATGATTTCTCTCGTATCTCGATAGCCGATATGGTAGAACATCTGGAATATGTCGCCTCCCGTGAGAATGTGACTGCTGAGCCGGAAGCGCTGAATGTAATTGCTCAAAAAGCCGATGGAGGAATGCGTGACGCCTTGTCTATTTTCGATCAGGTAGTCAGCTTTACTAACGGAAATATAACCTACCAGGCTGTTATCGATAATCTGAATGTACTTGATTATGAGTATTATTTCCGTCTGACGGATGCTATTTTATCTGGAAATGTGCGCTCATCTATACTGATATTGAATGAAATATTAAGTAAAGGGTTCGACGGACAAAATATAATTACCGGTCTGGCTGCTCATTTTCGTGACCTGTTAGTGTGCAAAGATGAGGCTACGCTGATCTTATTTGAGGTGGGAGCTTCCATTCGTGAGCGTTATAAGGAGATGGCAAAACGTTGTCCGGATCAGTTGTTGTTTAAGGCAATCGAACTGGCTAATACCTGTGATTTGAATTATCGTGCCAGTCGGAATAAACGTTTGTTGCTGGAACTAACGCTTATTCAACTATGCCAGCTTAGTAATGTCGGACAAGCTGTTGAAGATAAAAAAAAAGGAGTAATTGAACCTCTCGTTTCAGGAGCCCCCGGACAACCTGTTTCTCAGGGCGTTCAGCCAATGGGGCAAGGGCAGCCGATCCGTCAGTCGGGTCAACCCGGACAAGCAGGTAGCCATATACCCCAACAACCTGCTGGTATAAACAGCAATAACGGGCAGGTGATAACGACCAATATGCCTTCATCAGCAACAAATATTCCACAAGGACCTCCGGATTCTTCTCCTAAAAAAACATTTCGCCCTCCCCATTTAGGAACTTCCCTGAAAGAGATTGGGGTGGAAAAACCGAAGAATCAAATGACCCAACAGGATTCCCGAACTGTGCAGGAAATGGTAAACTCTTTCTCAGAAGAGGATCTGGTTCGGTGTTGGGATGCTTATGCCGCAAGCGGAGTGATTGATAAGAAGGTGTATCTGAAGAATACGATGATAAACTGTAAGCCTGTTTTACAGGAAAATTACTTCTTTGAAGTTGGAGTGCATAATCCGGGACAGCAGGATGAGTTGAGTAACGGATGTGTCGATCTGCTCAATTATTTGCGTGTGCAACTTAAAAATACACGAATCCAGATGCGTATTCGTATCATTGAAACAAATGAGAAACATTTGGCCTACACATCCTCAGAAAAGTTTGAACATCTGTTGAGTGTCAATCCGGTTCTGGGAAAACTGAAAGATGAATTTAACCTGACGCTGGATTGA
- a CDS encoding OmpH family outer membrane protein, with product MKNINYVINGVLAVAVVILFVMQFSDKKESTVTKTFASGEGDSINLLPIAYVNVDSLLLNYNYFKDLNEQLLKKEENSRANVTQQARNLQTEVQEFYRKVENNAFLTRERAQQEQERLMKKEQELKDLDAKLSQDLLMERQKLNEQLRDTVVSKLKVYNKEKGYQVIFSNTAEDNILLAGDSYDITGELIDLLNKSYSTGK from the coding sequence ATGAAGAACATTAACTACGTAATTAATGGTGTGCTCGCGGTGGCTGTCGTGATATTGTTCGTTATGCAATTCTCCGACAAGAAAGAATCAACAGTTACAAAAACATTTGCATCTGGAGAAGGTGATTCCATAAACTTACTTCCTATCGCTTATGTCAATGTCGATTCACTTTTACTTAATTATAACTACTTCAAGGATCTGAATGAACAGCTCTTGAAAAAAGAAGAAAATTCACGTGCTAATGTTACCCAACAAGCACGTAACCTGCAAACCGAAGTACAGGAATTCTATCGTAAAGTGGAAAATAATGCATTCCTTACCCGTGAAAGAGCTCAGCAGGAACAAGAACGTTTGATGAAGAAAGAACAGGAGTTAAAAGATCTGGATGCAAAATTATCACAGGATTTGCTGATGGAACGTCAGAAGCTGAATGAACAACTTCGCGACACTGTAGTTTCTAAATTGAAAGTATATAATAAAGAAAAAGGATATCAGGTAATTTTCAGTAATACAGCTGAAGACAATATTTTATTAGCCGGCGACTCATACGATATCACAGGTGAGTTGATCGATTTATTAAATAAGAGTTATTCAACCGGAAAGTAA
- a CDS encoding FtsB family cell division protein produces the protein MSRIKDFYNKYLSRINAYWLVVIGFLILTFTVGDSNLYKRYTYDEKIRSLEREIKHYQKEIEINSKKLNDLHTDKEGLERFAREEYFMKKPNEDVYIIKKK, from the coding sequence ATGTCACGCATAAAAGACTTTTATAACAAGTATCTTTCCCGGATAAACGCCTACTGGCTGGTTGTCATCGGATTCTTGATCCTTACTTTCACAGTGGGCGACAGCAACTTGTACAAACGTTATACGTACGACGAAAAGATCCGTAGCCTGGAAAGAGAAATCAAACATTACCAGAAAGAGATTGAGATAAACAGTAAGAAACTGAATGACCTTCATACCGACAAAGAAGGTCTGGAACGCTTCGCACGTGAAGAGTATTTCATGAAGAAGCCGAACGAAGATGTCTATATCATCAAAAAGAAATAA